One window of Ancylothrix sp. D3o genomic DNA carries:
- the lnt gene encoding apolipoprotein N-acyltransferase codes for MSLWAFARGLMMFKLGSKNVGMSVFYFLLPFFGGVLMGVTTSPVEAWPLAWVALVPLWVCVKRQAEKGWKFFVLLPLLWAFGYHGVALFWITGIHPMTWMGVPWLASLAIAFFCWVFITFWGAALVTFWAFCLRLIVKKKPKVSGWLWVLTGTALWCFLEAVWSSGPLWWTSLSYTQSPHNLLILQLGKIGGPTAITAAIVAVNGLIAEGLMKWDKKAKMRRDLVVAGGILVLLHLTGLGIYLQPVATPSEMALKVGIIQGNIPNTIKLFEKGKNRAMDNYTKGYQELALRGVDAVLTPEGALPYYFDDLKNAPIFKAVLDKKVVLWLGAFGEQGLSYTNSLFTVMGNGEAFSRYNKVKLVPLGEYIPFENVLGKLIDRLSPLDAHMAAGSSNQVFDTPFGRAIMGICYESAFAEHFRRQAALGGQFILTASNNAHYAETMPAQHHAQDVMRAIETDRWAVRSTNTGYSGIVDPHGNTIWLSGINSFEVHSDVIYRRNSQTLYVRWGDWLVPVLLGLAGMGWIFNRRC; via the coding sequence ATGAGTTTATGGGCTTTTGCAAGAGGTTTGATGATGTTTAAGTTGGGGAGTAAAAATGTAGGGATGTCTGTTTTTTACTTTTTACTTCCCTTTTTTGGGGGGGTTTTAATGGGAGTGACAACTTCGCCGGTGGAGGCTTGGCCGCTGGCTTGGGTTGCTCTTGTTCCTTTATGGGTTTGTGTGAAACGGCAGGCGGAAAAAGGGTGGAAGTTTTTTGTTTTGCTTCCTTTGCTTTGGGCTTTTGGTTATCATGGGGTGGCTTTGTTTTGGATTACTGGCATTCATCCGATGACTTGGATGGGTGTGCCTTGGTTGGCTAGTTTGGCTATTGCTTTTTTTTGCTGGGTTTTTATTACGTTTTGGGGGGCGGCTTTAGTTACATTTTGGGCTTTTTGTCTAAGGTTAATTGTTAAGAAAAAGCCTAAAGTTTCGGGTTGGTTGTGGGTGTTGACGGGGACGGCTTTATGGTGTTTTTTGGAGGCTGTTTGGAGTAGTGGCCCGCTTTGGTGGACTTCGCTTTCTTATACGCAAAGTCCGCATAATTTGCTGATTTTGCAGTTAGGAAAGATTGGGGGGCCCACTGCAATTACGGCGGCGATTGTTGCGGTTAATGGTTTGATTGCGGAAGGGTTGATGAAGTGGGATAAAAAAGCCAAGATGCGCCGTGATTTGGTGGTGGCGGGTGGTATTTTGGTTTTGCTACATTTGACTGGTTTGGGGATTTATTTGCAGCCGGTGGCAACACCGTCAGAAATGGCGTTGAAGGTGGGGATTATTCAAGGCAATATTCCGAATACGATTAAGCTTTTTGAGAAGGGTAAAAATCGGGCTATGGATAACTATACGAAGGGTTATCAAGAATTAGCTCTGAGGGGGGTAGATGCGGTTTTAACGCCTGAAGGTGCTTTGCCCTACTATTTTGATGATTTGAAAAATGCACCGATTTTTAAGGCGGTTTTAGATAAGAAAGTTGTGCTGTGGTTGGGGGCGTTTGGTGAACAGGGTTTAAGTTATACGAATAGTTTGTTTACGGTGATGGGAAATGGGGAGGCTTTTAGCCGGTATAATAAGGTTAAATTGGTTCCTTTGGGGGAATATATTCCTTTTGAAAATGTTTTAGGCAAGTTGATTGATCGGCTTTCTCCTTTGGATGCTCACATGGCGGCGGGAAGTTCAAATCAGGTGTTTGATACGCCGTTTGGTAGGGCGATTATGGGAATATGTTATGAGTCTGCTTTTGCGGAACATTTTCGCCGCCAAGCTGCTTTGGGTGGGCAGTTTATTTTGACTGCTTCTAATAATGCTCATTATGCGGAAACTATGCCGGCGCAACACCACGCACAGGATGTGATGCGGGCAATTGAAACTGATCGTTGGGCGGTAAGATCAACTAATACCGGCTATTCGGGTATTGTTGATCCTCATGGTAATACTATTTGGCTTTCTGGTATTAATAGTTTTGAGGTTCATTCTGATGTTATTTACCGCCGAAATAGTCAAACTTTGTATGTGCGGTGGGGCGATTGGTTGGTGCCGGTTTTGTTGGGTTTGGCGGGGATGGGGTGGATTTTTAACCGCAGATGTTAG